A section of the Telopea speciosissima isolate NSW1024214 ecotype Mountain lineage chromosome 3, Tspe_v1, whole genome shotgun sequence genome encodes:
- the LOC122656158 gene encoding uncharacterized protein LOC122656158 — protein MAEPKPEGNDSLSEKNVKAPNLIERAQEEIEAVVHTERSPHHHKETHGTSDDIDENTPISEVKGPSVFERAKEEIEAIVQTILPKKKSDCHNLTSKKEGGT, from the exons ATGGCGGAACCAAAACCAGAGGGAAATGATTCTCTGTCGG AGAAAAATGTAAAGGCACCCAATTTAATTGAAAGAGCACAGGAAGAGATTGAAGCAGTTGTGCACACTGAAAGATCACCTCACCATCATAAGGAAACTCATGGTACAAGTGATGACATTGATGAGAACACCCCTATTAGTGAAGTCAAAGGTCCAAGTGTGTTTGAACGTGCCAAGGAAGAGATTGAGGCCATCGTTCAAACTATTCTCCCAAAGAAAAAATCTGACTGCCACAATCTTACCTCCAAGAAAGAAGGTGGAACCTGA